A genomic region of Nostoc sp. UHCC 0702 contains the following coding sequences:
- a CDS encoding DUF4058 family protein: MNSPFPGMNPYLENPVFWAEVHHRLITAIADNIEENIPPQYRVAIEQRTYLSDDSDSVLVGIYLTIFLLFKLHT, translated from the coding sequence ATGAATTCTCCATTTCCTGGAATGAATCCTTATCTAGAAAATCCTGTTTTTTGGGCAGAAGTACATCATCGATTGATTACAGCCATAGCAGATAATATTGAGGAAAATATTCCCCCACAATACAGAGTTGCTATTGAACAACGTACTTATTTAAGTGATGACTCCGATTCTGTATTGGTTGGTATATATCTGACTATATTTTTGTTATTTAAACTTCATACCTGA